A genomic stretch from Planctomycetaceae bacterium includes:
- the plsX gene encoding phosphate acyltransferase PlsX, with the protein MRIAIDAMGGDFAPDEILAGVIESIQYIEKGDSLILLGPAEVIESKIGPKDLKKYADVIRIVNAPEIIGMDESPVEALRKKRNSSIAIMNKMAAEGEVDAVISAGNTGACVAASQLRMRNIEGVNRPGIAVVFPTFEGPVTMCDVGANISCKPMNFYQYAIMASMYSRHVLGIENPRVGIMSIGEEEAKGSEVVKKARELIRSDSKINFIGNIEGRDIFKGKCDVAICDGFVGNVVLKLTEGLVDGLFKVIKHELMNQSMILALKFRPVMMKMYQKYDYHEYGGAPLLGVNGTVMICHGSSKARTIKNAINAVRKFHKMQINDKIKEYLATTNVKGVDEHYQNI; encoded by the coding sequence ATGCGAATCGCAATTGACGCCATGGGCGGCGATTTTGCACCGGATGAAATTCTGGCCGGTGTTATAGAATCGATACAGTATATCGAGAAAGGTGATAGTCTAATCCTGCTCGGACCTGCTGAAGTTATCGAATCAAAAATTGGCCCCAAAGACCTCAAGAAATACGCGGATGTAATCCGAATCGTCAACGCACCTGAAATTATCGGGATGGACGAATCTCCAGTTGAAGCTCTGCGAAAGAAACGCAACAGTTCTATCGCTATTATGAACAAAATGGCGGCAGAGGGTGAAGTGGACGCGGTTATTTCAGCCGGCAATACCGGCGCGTGCGTTGCGGCAAGTCAGTTACGAATGCGAAACATTGAAGGCGTGAACAGGCCGGGCATTGCGGTTGTTTTTCCGACTTTCGAAGGGCCGGTAACGATGTGCGATGTTGGCGCGAATATTTCCTGCAAGCCGATGAATTTTTATCAGTACGCGATTATGGCTTCGATGTACTCCAGGCACGTTCTCGGAATCGAGAATCCTCGCGTGGGCATTATGAGTATAGGTGAAGAAGAGGCTAAAGGCAGCGAAGTAGTCAAAAAGGCAAGAGAGTTAATCAGAAGCGATTCAAAAATCAATTTTATCGGCAACATCGAAGGTCGTGATATTTTCAAAGGCAAATGCGATGTTGCGATATGCGATGGTTTTGTCGGTAATGTCGTTTTGAAGCTTACCGAAGGTTTGGTTGACGGCCTCTTTAAGGTTATCAAGCACGAGTTGATGAATCAATCTATGATTCTTGCTCTGAAGTTCAGGCCTGTGATGATGAAGATGTATCAGAAGTACGATTATCACGAATACGGCGGCGCACCGCTGCTGGGCGTGAATGGTACAGTGATGATTTGTCACGGTTCGAGCAAGGCAAGAACTATAAAGAATGCGATTAACGCGGTACGTAAATTCCACAAAATGCAAATCAATGACAAAATAAAAGAATACCTGGCAACAACAAATGTTAAGGGCGTCGATGAACATTATCAAAACATCTGA
- a CDS encoding aminotransferase class I/II-fold pyridoxal phosphate-dependent enzyme — protein sequence MKNYLADRTRLIDASGIRKVFNLAATMKDPINFSIGQPDFDVPEALKEVAIDAIRHGKNKYTQTAGDPALCDKVATSVTKDTGWKDPAILFASGVSGGLLLAIMALINPGDEVIIPDPYFVMYKHLVHLLGGKCVFIDTYPDFKLHPEKIADKISDKTKLIIINSPNNPTGAVYSAEELKAFAEIAAKRDTLVLSDEIYDRFCYDGKYTSMASIYPNTILMKGFSKSYAMTGWRLAYVATPSHLKPIIEEMTKIQQYTFVCAPSPFQQAAIAALDYDISDLIGGYKTKRDIYYKGMKDKFELVKPAGAFYSFVKAPGGNSTAFVEKAIKNNVLIIPGNVFSQKDTHFRLCFTTTNDKLIRGTEILSKLV from the coding sequence ATGAAAAATTATCTCGCAGACAGAACCAGACTTATTGACGCCAGCGGTATAAGAAAAGTTTTCAATCTTGCCGCGACAATGAAAGACCCTATCAATTTTTCGATTGGCCAGCCGGACTTCGATGTGCCCGAAGCGCTCAAGGAAGTTGCTATCGACGCCATCCGACACGGCAAAAACAAATACACACAAACGGCCGGCGACCCTGCCCTGTGCGATAAAGTCGCGACATCGGTAACAAAAGACACCGGCTGGAAAGACCCCGCTATTCTTTTCGCAAGCGGCGTCAGCGGAGGATTGCTTCTGGCGATTATGGCTCTTATCAATCCCGGCGATGAGGTCATTATCCCCGACCCATATTTCGTGATGTACAAACATCTGGTTCACCTGCTCGGCGGAAAATGCGTATTCATTGACACATATCCGGATTTCAAACTGCATCCGGAAAAAATCGCGGACAAAATCTCCGACAAAACCAAACTTATTATTATCAACTCGCCAAACAATCCGACAGGCGCAGTTTACAGTGCCGAAGAACTCAAAGCATTTGCGGAAATAGCTGCAAAAAGAGATACGCTTGTTCTGTCGGACGAAATTTACGACAGATTCTGCTACGACGGCAAATACACCAGTATGGCTTCGATTTATCCGAACACCATTCTTATGAAAGGCTTCAGCAAGAGCTATGCGATGACCGGCTGGCGGCTTGCGTATGTCGCGACTCCTTCGCATTTGAAACCGATAATCGAGGAGATGACAAAGATTCAGCAATACACTTTCGTCTGCGCACCATCGCCATTCCAGCAGGCAGCAATTGCCGCTCTGGACTATGATATCAGCGATTTAATCGGCGGCTACAAAACCAAACGCGATATCTATTATAAAGGTATGAAAGACAAATTCGAGCTGGTCAAACCGGCAGGCGCATTTTACTCTTTCGTAAAAGCGCCCGGCGGAAACAGCACGGCATTTGTCGAAAAGGCAATCAAGAACAACGTTCTGATTATTCCCGGCAACGTATTCAGCCAAAAAGACACACATTTCAGGCTGTGCTTCACGACCACCAACGACAAATTAATAAGAGGCACGGAAATTTTAAGCAAACTGGTTTAA
- a CDS encoding alpha-N-acetylglucosaminidase encodes MNRKLAIFLFALSFVFIGNSLASSQSDSNSAVYDLVQRLVPQWKNAIKFETIAADSGKDVFELQSVDDKLIIRGNNVLSQAVGLNWFLKYYCNTSVSWYAPSPVQVPDSMPKVPEKVRQNCNCEYRFFLNYCTFGYTMPWWGWEKWERLIDWMALNGVNMPLAVTGQEAIWQRVWKQFGLTDEQIRSYFTGPAHLPWHQMANIDKWGGPLPQSYIDRQFELQKKILKRQRQLGMKPLLTAFAGHVPAALKELNPQVKITKLAPWCEFSEEYNTYFLDQTEPLFTKIQKVYLEEQTKAFGTDHFYGADPFNEMVPPSWEPEYLASVAKTIYSSMTQVDKDATWVQMAWLFYYQRKDWTPPRIEAMVKAVPQDKMILLDYYCENQELWKTTNAFYGQPYIWCYLGNFGGSTSIVGNVDEVSRWMANVFTDANAANIKGVGSTLEALNPNVVMWDFVLERPWHATPPDTNTWITKFADRRCGETDAKLQQAWQIFKDKVYVSYSTSHASTILPARPVLKGYGGPFTNAKIYYDNKDLLKVWQLMLETSETGRDSYRHDLVSVVCQAMGNYAFCVRDAMTAAYEAGEKELFEQKANEFLGIIRDVDSIAATRPEMLLGAWIADAKSFGKNKSEQKYYEQNARNILTTWGQKGRLLNDYANRHWAGLLGDYYYGRWNLLITEVRTAMQAGKKLDEKKFAERIADFEWNWTQANNHFADKPSGDSFVIAKKMYDKYADRINNCPDANNTQKQ; translated from the coding sequence ATGAACAGGAAGCTGGCAATCTTTTTATTTGCTTTATCTTTTGTTTTCATAGGCAATTCTTTGGCATCTTCACAATCAGACAGCAATTCAGCCGTTTATGATTTGGTGCAACGTTTAGTACCCCAATGGAAAAACGCGATAAAGTTCGAGACGATTGCTGCTGACAGCGGCAAAGACGTGTTTGAACTGCAAAGCGTGGACGATAAATTGATTATCCGCGGCAACAACGTCTTGTCGCAGGCTGTCGGTTTAAACTGGTTCCTCAAATATTACTGCAACACATCAGTTTCATGGTACGCCCCAAGTCCTGTGCAGGTGCCGGACAGTATGCCGAAAGTGCCGGAAAAAGTTCGCCAGAACTGTAATTGCGAGTACAGGTTTTTCCTCAATTATTGCACTTTTGGCTACACGATGCCGTGGTGGGGCTGGGAGAAATGGGAACGGCTGATTGACTGGATGGCACTGAATGGCGTTAATATGCCGCTGGCTGTTACGGGTCAGGAAGCTATTTGGCAGAGAGTCTGGAAACAATTCGGGCTGACTGACGAGCAGATCAGAAGTTATTTCACAGGGCCTGCGCATTTACCGTGGCATCAAATGGCCAATATCGATAAATGGGGCGGGCCGCTGCCGCAAAGTTATATCGACAGGCAGTTTGAACTTCAGAAAAAGATATTGAAACGTCAACGCCAGCTTGGGATGAAACCTTTGTTAACCGCGTTTGCAGGCCATGTACCGGCTGCGCTGAAAGAATTAAATCCACAGGTGAAAATCACAAAGTTAGCTCCGTGGTGCGAATTTAGTGAAGAATATAATACTTATTTCCTTGACCAGACGGAACCGCTTTTTACGAAGATACAAAAAGTTTATCTCGAAGAGCAGACCAAAGCGTTCGGCACCGACCATTTTTACGGTGCAGACCCGTTTAATGAAATGGTTCCGCCAAGCTGGGAGCCGGAGTATCTGGCTTCTGTCGCGAAAACTATTTACAGTTCAATGACACAGGTTGACAAAGATGCGACGTGGGTGCAAATGGCCTGGCTGTTCTATTACCAGCGTAAAGACTGGACGCCGCCGCGCATCGAAGCGATGGTTAAAGCCGTGCCGCAGGATAAAATGATTCTGCTGGATTATTACTGCGAAAATCAGGAACTCTGGAAAACGACAAATGCTTTCTATGGTCAGCCCTATATCTGGTGCTATCTCGGCAATTTCGGCGGTTCAACTTCGATTGTCGGCAATGTCGACGAGGTCAGCCGATGGATGGCAAATGTTTTTACTGATGCAAACGCTGCAAATATCAAAGGTGTTGGCTCGACGCTCGAGGCGCTTAATCCAAATGTGGTGATGTGGGATTTTGTTTTGGAAAGACCCTGGCACGCGACGCCGCCGGATACGAATACATGGATAACTAAATTTGCCGACAGACGTTGCGGAGAAACTGACGCAAAATTGCAGCAGGCATGGCAAATCTTCAAGGACAAGGTTTATGTCTCTTATAGTACTTCACACGCCAGTACCATACTGCCCGCGCGTCCGGTTTTGAAAGGGTACGGAGGTCCGTTTACAAACGCGAAAATATATTATGACAATAAGGATTTGCTGAAAGTCTGGCAGTTAATGCTGGAAACGTCTGAAACCGGCCGAGACAGTTACAGGCACGACCTTGTCAGTGTTGTCTGTCAGGCTATGGGCAATTATGCGTTTTGTGTCAGGGACGCAATGACCGCCGCGTATGAAGCGGGCGAAAAAGAACTGTTTGAGCAAAAGGCCAACGAATTTTTGGGTATTATAAGGGATGTCGATTCGATAGCCGCGACCAGACCTGAAATGCTTCTGGGGGCATGGATTGCAGATGCCAAAAGTTTTGGCAAAAATAAATCAGAGCAGAAATATTATGAGCAAAACGCAAGAAATATTTTAACGACATGGGGTCAAAAAGGGCGTCTGCTGAACGATTATGCAAATCGTCATTGGGCCGGTTTGTTAGGCGATTATTATTACGGTCGATGGAACCTGCTCATAACCGAAGTCAGAACCGCAATGCAGGCAGGCAAAAAATTAGATGAGAAGAAATTCGCCGAAAGGATAGCAGATTTCGAATGGAACTGGACACAGGCGAACAATCATTTTGCCGACAAACCTTCAGGCGATAGTTTTGTGATTGCCAAAAAGATGTACGACAAATATGCCGACAGAATTAACAATTGTCCGGATGCGAATAATACGCAAAAACAATAA
- a CDS encoding small basic protein codes for MSIDRSLKLKGALVRHRNVLTRAERLKRLKEEERWEEGKSVFGLTKVANRKMAVKKKEPKGAAAAAEAAPAAGAAPAAAGKAGAPAAKGAAPAGKAAPAAKPAGKK; via the coding sequence ATGTCAATTGATCGTTCACTGAAACTTAAGGGTGCTTTAGTAAGGCATCGCAATGTTCTTACACGTGCAGAAAGACTTAAACGTCTGAAAGAAGAAGAAAGATGGGAAGAAGGCAAAAGCGTGTTTGGCCTCACGAAAGTAGCGAATAGAAAAATGGCTGTGAAGAAGAAAGAGCCCAAGGGCGCAGCAGCAGCCGCTGAAGCAGCACCAGCGGCAGGCGCAGCACCGGCAGCAGCAGGTAAAGCAGGCGCACCAGCAGCTAAAGGCGCAGCTCCGGCAGGTAAAGCGGCTCCGGCAGCCAAACCGGCAGGCAAAAAATAA
- the rpmF gene encoding 50S ribosomal protein L32, which produces MLPAKKTSKTRTHSRRSHQALKAVNLSVCKKCSSPKLPHAACSNCGYVNSKITLKLAKSEENA; this is translated from the coding sequence ATGTTACCGGCAAAAAAAACCAGTAAAACACGGACACATTCAAGAAGAAGTCATCAGGCTTTAAAAGCTGTGAACTTATCAGTATGCAAAAAGTGCAGCAGTCCCAAACTGCCGCACGCAGCCTGCTCGAATTGCGGTTATGTGAACTCAAAAATCACACTTAAACTTGCAAAATCCGAGGAGAATGCCTAA
- a CDS encoding HEPN domain-containing protein — protein MTKELKELAKYRLERAFQTLEEAELLFNSGYTNTYVNRLYYACFYAVSAVLICHEKSTSKHSHLRAILHKDYIKTGLLSKEAGKHFDLLFQSRQTGDYVDNAVFNPEEVKDWLDKTRQFVSQIQKYLSGNSSI, from the coding sequence TTGACAAAAGAACTGAAAGAACTGGCAAAATACAGACTCGAAAGAGCGTTCCAGACTCTTGAGGAAGCCGAATTGCTGTTCAATTCAGGTTACACAAACACCTATGTCAATAGATTATATTATGCTTGTTTTTATGCTGTTTCCGCAGTACTGATTTGTCATGAAAAATCCACGAGCAAACACAGCCATTTGAGAGCCATTCTGCACAAAGATTACATTAAAACAGGACTGTTATCGAAAGAGGCAGGCAAACACTTTGACCTTTTGTTTCAAAGCCGGCAAACTGGCGATTATGTTGACAATGCCGTTTTCAACCCGGAAGAAGTCAAAGACTGGCTTGACAAAACAAGACAATTTGTCAGCCAAATACAAAAATACCTCTCTGGAAATTCCAGCATTTAA
- a CDS encoding nucleotidyltransferase domain-containing protein: protein MVSFDKSVLNKCKTAVQKIVPDADIILFGSRARGQAEELSDYDLLILVNQKSDVSLNERILDEIYPIELDTDAMISFVVQSRDIWNSPLSRATPFHKNIDREGIAV from the coding sequence ATGGTCAGTTTCGATAAATCAGTTCTGAATAAATGCAAAACAGCGGTACAAAAAATAGTACCGGACGCTGATATTATATTATTTGGTTCTCGTGCAAGAGGTCAGGCTGAAGAATTATCCGATTATGACCTTTTGATTCTTGTGAACCAAAAATCAGACGTATCCCTGAACGAAAGAATTCTCGACGAAATTTACCCAATCGAACTCGACACCGATGCAATGATAAGTTTCGTTGTTCAAAGCAGAGATATATGGAATAGTCCCCTGTCGCGAGCAACACCATTCCATAAAAACATAGACAGAGAAGGAATTGCCGTTTGA
- a CDS encoding MarC family protein produces MVNLFINTLIKMFFLLTPFFVMSMVLSMTRTLSAHARRTIVIRTILAILVIAFILFYFGNIIFKLLGITLQSFQIGAGALLFLSAVSLVQTHQPPAASEAEDISVVPLAIPLTIGPGTIGTLLVMGTEISGTAKIVASSALFCAIMLVGFILLGASQLEKILGSKGISVLTKLTGLVLSALAAQIVFTGINTFGR; encoded by the coding sequence ATGGTGAATTTATTTATAAATACCCTAATTAAAATGTTCTTTCTGCTAACACCATTTTTCGTAATGTCGATGGTGTTATCGATGACACGGACACTATCGGCACATGCCCGCAGAACTATAGTCATACGCACAATTCTGGCAATATTGGTTATAGCTTTCATACTGTTTTATTTCGGGAATATCATATTCAAGCTCCTCGGTATCACTCTCCAGTCATTTCAAATTGGAGCAGGCGCCCTGCTGTTTCTGTCTGCGGTATCGCTTGTTCAAACCCATCAACCGCCGGCCGCATCTGAAGCGGAAGACATATCCGTTGTGCCTCTGGCCATACCGCTTACAATCGGGCCGGGAACAATTGGAACATTGCTTGTTATGGGTACGGAAATCAGCGGTACTGCAAAAATTGTCGCCAGTTCAGCTTTATTCTGTGCCATTATGCTCGTAGGTTTTATCCTTTTGGGGGCATCACAACTGGAAAAAATTCTCGGCTCAAAAGGAATTTCAGTTCTTACGAAACTGACAGGTCTGGTACTTTCAGCACTGGCGGCACAAATCGTATTCACAGGGATAAATACCTTCGGCCGTTAA
- a CDS encoding ketoacyl-ACP synthase III, giving the protein MFRAVIAGTGSFIPEKQLTNDDLTKMVETNDEWITTRTGIKVRHIANENQSTALLATEAAKRAIESAKIAPEDIEMIVNATITPEMVFPSTACFVQDMLGAKNAWAFDISAACSGFVYGLSIAQQFVTSGKYDNVLVIGAETLSKITDYKDRKSCILFGDGAGAAIIKKGDAAGSKGIFYSTCGADGSGWKSLYCSAYGSRNPVSKPLEDPNSVYMKINGREVYQMAVRKIIETVETCLKDCNLSVSDIDMFIPHQMNARIIESVAKRLELADEKVFINIDKYGNTSAASIPIALDESVRQGRIKKGDIVLLVAFGGGLTWGANVIEF; this is encoded by the coding sequence ATGTTTAGGGCTGTGATTGCCGGCACTGGTTCGTTCATACCTGAAAAACAGCTCACGAATGATGATCTGACAAAAATGGTCGAAACCAACGATGAGTGGATTACAACCAGAACAGGAATCAAAGTCCGTCATATAGCAAATGAAAATCAATCGACAGCACTGCTGGCAACGGAAGCTGCGAAAAGAGCCATCGAAAGCGCGAAGATAGCACCTGAAGATATCGAGATGATTGTTAACGCGACGATTACACCTGAAATGGTGTTTCCGTCGACGGCCTGTTTTGTGCAGGATATGCTCGGAGCGAAAAACGCCTGGGCGTTCGATATTTCGGCTGCGTGCAGCGGTTTCGTTTATGGCTTGAGCATCGCGCAGCAGTTTGTTACTTCGGGCAAATACGATAACGTACTTGTTATCGGTGCCGAGACACTTAGTAAAATTACAGATTACAAAGACAGAAAAAGCTGTATTCTCTTCGGCGATGGGGCAGGCGCTGCGATTATTAAAAAAGGTGATGCGGCCGGTTCAAAAGGCATATTTTACAGTACTTGCGGTGCCGATGGTTCGGGCTGGAAGTCATTATACTGCTCGGCGTACGGAAGCAGAAACCCCGTAAGCAAGCCTTTGGAAGACCCAAATTCTGTCTATATGAAAATAAACGGCAGAGAAGTTTATCAAATGGCAGTTCGCAAAATTATCGAAACTGTTGAAACCTGTCTGAAAGACTGCAATCTGTCGGTCAGCGATATAGATATGTTTATACCACACCAGATGAACGCAAGAATTATCGAGTCTGTCGCAAAGAGACTTGAACTTGCGGATGAAAAAGTTTTTATAAATATAGATAAGTACGGAAACACCTCGGCAGCATCGATCCCTATCGCTCTTGATGAAAGCGTTCGGCAGGGCAGAATCAAAAAAGGCGATATTGTTCTGCTTGTCGCGTTCGGCGGTGGATTGACTTGGGGCGCTAACGTTATTGAATTTTGA